In the Diadema setosum chromosome 11, eeDiaSeto1, whole genome shotgun sequence genome, CCTGGAACTTGTGGTTAATCTGTTATTGACAGAATTTTAACAGAGAACAATGCTGAGTCTTCTGTTCTTATgagatatattatatttttttttgcattcaaataCAGTGGGCCATTGATTGTACTATTATATTGAATTGTACTATTAAATTGGATATAAAAGATTgttacaaaatgtaaaaaattgttgtttgtattttttttttgttttcctttattttttccccaacCGGATAAAATGAGATACTGGATACAAAAAATTAAATTGGCTCACTGGCTAAATATGCTTATTCCACACTACATATATTTATTATGCTGATACCAGGcaaattataataaaaacaaatatgaagTAAAGGTAACTAAAAACAAACCAAATGCTAAGTAATAAATCATAAATGGTCAAAATAATATTATGAGGCATGACAAGACATGGAAATAATTTCACCTAGTATAGCTTTAGACATTTTGTCTATTTCCCTGTGCACATATACACCgatataaatttcatttcaggcAGCCATATATTGTAAAAATTAGTACCATTTAATTGAGAACAAGTTTTAGTCGAGTCACTGAATGCAGATGGTATCATTGCATGAGATGACATGTGTGGATAATTAGGAAAAGGAAGACAAGAACTTCTATAAAGGACCACCTGTGCTCAAAAGTcatacacaccaacacacacagcCCAATATTCCATAACTAAAATACATGTGTAactaaacaaacagaaaattgacaaaataaagttcattgttattttttttccatttatttgtatttattgaATTTGCTATAgttcgtcggttgagaatgataagggcgttaagttgtcacaaaactcatagtgttcaagataacttaacgcccttctcattctcaacagacgtgAGTGTTGTTCATGTCTTTTCAATCACTGTAACAATTACCTGTAAATATGTTGATTTCATTGAtgtaataaaacacaaacagtCTTCCAAGAAAGTCAGAAAAGTTTATTGAAGTTGAAAATGGTATTTATTACGTTATGATCAtgcaaacaaagtaaaataaaaacaaaaacaaaacatattttgaagTAACATGAtacaatataaaacatatacatgCAACTTAGAGTCATGTCATAATTTCGGCTATGGTCAAAGTAGGTTGCGAGTGAACCCTTGGGTAAAGAGTGGAAGGGTGTCAgtgtcaagaaaaaaataatctaaatcAAATAATATTACACACTACACATTACACAAAAAGTATTCAACTCAAACTActtaatagataaataaagCATACAGTACATGCCTCAAATCATAGAaacagaaaatgacaaaatgccGGTCAGCTGCAAAAAGTAATTTACCTATAAGAAATAGGTTGTTAATTCATTTCGCATTTAATATTACTTGTACAATGACATTACATTCAATCATGTTGCATGCATATtgtaatataaatgaatgaaatatgtacATTGCATTTACTAATAACATATTTCCTTttcagtctttctttttttcaggaatggagtGGAGTGGAACTTTCACCAGGCTTACCCTTCTACCTACAAGAAGCGGGACTCCTTCATCGACAACTGATGGTGGAGGGAGGGTAAAGGCTTGTCGTACGAGTTCCTTCACATTGGATTGCAGAGTTTGCCAGGAGTGTGCCGTGCCTTTGCTGCTGAAGTTATACACTTCTGGCCTGGATGCTGTCTGCCTCAATACATGCTGACGAAACCTCAGTTGGGATTTGAGCGCTTTCACCTTGTCGTTGTCAGACCTAAAAGAGTTGACCATTTCCTCTACCTCCCGCTCAGATTGCCACAAGCCATAATATTGGATTTCCTGGGTGTAGAATTCCAAGTCTGCTTgccttttttcctctctcctctgcttttctctctctttctctttcattgcCTCTCTTTTTTGTTGCCGGATGGATTCAACTCTCTCCTTGAATTGAGCCTTAAGCTTTCGCGAGTGCTTTCTGGCTGTGCTGATAAGCTTCTTGGCTTCTTGGTCAGGCAAGGACTTCAGCCACTCACTGGTCTTGTTGAGAGAGAACATAATTGTCGCTTCCAATCCAAGGAGAGTAGCATTCGGTCTTACTCTCATGAGATGGTCCAGGTAAGCAAAAACCCTTTCTGCAAACTTGTTATGTTTGGCGACACTCTTCGTACTTGCCCGCTGATCATCTGTTGTCTCAACTTCAAGATGGGCTGCATGGGACTTCATGACTTGTGCCAAAGCAGGCAAGAGGTTCTTCAGGATGGAGCAAGTGAGTCCATCATGCTCGGAAGCGTTGGTCAGGCTGTCCAGAACGGCATCACTGCTTACCTGGAAGGGACTTAGCTGACCATCGATGAACTGTTGGGGATTGTCGGTGCCCTTACCTAAGGTTTCCTGGATGCGACTATAAACTTGGGGCAAGTCGAGGATGTGCACAGCCTTATCCTCCAGAATCCTCCATAAGGGAGCCGTTACATGTTTGCTGATGAGTCCTAAGGCTCTGCACCCAGCGAGGTAGAAGGGCTCCTTCAGATCTGCCTCTACACATTTCAGCAACTTGTTTGATGCCCCATAGCTGTCGAGGAAAGATGTCATTTGCTTGtgcaagaagaaaatgaagccTGCATTGAAAAACATTATATTAAATCGGTTCCCTCGGAATGGGACTATTGGGACTTTGCTGAATCCGTTCTCCTGTAGAAACTCCTTGGTGAAGAGTTTGAATGGTCCATACACACCTGATTGTTCATTTCCTCCACGGGCGAAGGCCTTACTTGCATTTTTCACAAGGCGCAGTACACCATTTCCCTCTGTTTTGAAGGCCAGGCCTTTCACAAGTGCTCCTGCTCCTTTTCCATCGAAGAGGCTTGTTTCTACAGAGTCCAGCGTCTTTTCACAAACTTCCGCGTACTGAACAAGGGAGTGCAGACcacaaaaaaatgatgttatgtTTTCCAGGGGCTGCTTCTCCTCATCAGACAAGTTTTGCCAGTTTTCCTGTATTGTTGGTAGCACATCAGAACGGTATTTTTGAAGAAGCTCGTGCCATTTTAGCTCCGTGGCCGCTCTGTCAGACATGGTATTTCGAATATTTGCAAGGATTTTTTTACCTGCATCTGAAGCAGACAATGTGGCTTCATCTAGATCCTGCAACAGTTCCTTGAAGGTGCTGAGGGTGTCACTGGCTGATTTTGTTGGTATATCACGAAGGCCCAGGACATAATACCGTTGATCTTCATCCGATATGTGGTATCCCATAACTTTCTCGCCAAACTTTGAAGTTTCATCAGAGTACAGTGTAGTGTTGGGTTGCTGTGAGACTGTAGAAGACAATTGCTCTTGTGCTATAGCAAGTCGCTGGATGTTCATGTTTTCAATGGTTGATTTCGAAGGAAGTCGGGTGCACTTTTGCTCAGTAAGATTTTCAATCACTGCATTTATGACAGGGGAAACTTTGGATGTGGCAACATGGTTGTCTAAGAGGTCAAACACACACTTATTTGTAGCATCATTGTAACAATTGTTTTCATAATCGTAAGTCTCTATCTTACCAGGCTTTCTCTGTCCTAGCTCATTGCTGAGTTCCTTGTTTTCATGCCTCAGTTCCACAATGACCGTTTTCAGTCTGTCTACCTCCTCCTCAAGTTCAACAAtccttttttcacttttttcttcctgtctagtgtcgaactcactATTGCGCTTTTTGTGGTACTTTACTTGTTGCTTGATTTTCTTCACTTCATAGCTTaaatcttcattttgttttctcttttgacTGATgattttttcttgattttccaGAACACTTGTCTTTTGTTTACATTCTTTCACAGCATCCTTGGCAACACTCTCAAATGGACATCGTTTGTGTTCATCACAAATACCGGATACAGCTTTGGGCTTTTGCAAGTTGGGTTTACTGCATGGTGGCTCAAATGGGGCTGACAAAAATAGTTCGAAATGAGGGAGTCGAGGATGATCCTTTTGGAGTCGTCTCTTCTTGTTCTTTAGAGATTGGATGGTCTTGAGGAAAGTTGTATGTGGAGGACTATTTGGGAAGATTGATTTCAGATGGATTGCAACTGCAGTTTGAGTTTGACTTTTAAGAAGCTCGAAAACCTGTCGGTTGGTTACAGTTGCTGAAGTCATAGTTCCTTAAATTTGAAATAAACCcaacaaaagaaaagatagaaaaaaaaaaccacatataTGTTAATTATTCCAAATGGGCAATTCTATGGTAAATGTAAGAGCAGAATCTGAAATCATCttattattcatcttttttcattttataggTTTTTACATACTAGACAATTGAAGTAAAAAGACAATTAGACATTACAGGTAACAGTTGGGGCCAAATGTTTAGACATGGCAAAAAATAGTTTCTCAAAGATTTCACAACTTCTCTCATTCTTGCCAACATATATCATGGAAGCATAGGCCTACAAGTTTGGTTTCTACTTAATGTTCATGGTATACTTCGCAAAGACAGCACtcatatatccccccccccctattttcCACTTTTCCTGAACGTTTGTTTTAAGTGACCCTGTGTAAATAGCGTATTAACACGGTTACGTGAATCTGAAGTTTTGAAAACACCTTATTTGCTCCAATTATTGTTTATTGGGATGATATCAATCAAATTAAGTAGTTTTTGATTGAGCGGATATGGCTATTGTGCATGTCATAGGAAATGCATAAAATGTCTACTAAAGTCATCTAACAGTGGCATTAATCAGAAGAGGATGAGGTATTCATCAAGGTAAGTGACAAAAATCGCATATGTCCCTCCGCAACATACGTTGCCCCACCCCCCATTTTTCGAGAcctgaaaataattttattttattctatttataATTCAGTGAGgtgtaatccccccccccccaattctgGGTCCTAGTTCTCTCCTGATGtaaacattgttgttgttttttttaatcagatcagattttatttgtttctttgtgtcttttcttttttttgggggggggggggcatatcaCACGTACCCCATACAGTCATTAGGATGTAGGTAAGCACTAGGTCTGCTTCATTAATAACTAGGCCTATTTGTTTTTGTCGGGaatcatgaaaatgctaaaccttttcaaaaaaaaaattcacattttttttttttggggggggggatcaggGTGACTCCCCCCCATGCCAAATATAGTCAGACTTATTGATCAGAATACAAACTAACAGGTCTATTAACAAGTTGTGAATATAGAAACCTCAAATTGACTTTTAAAAGGGGGATAAGGGGATTTTCTCAAGGCTTTCAAGccttttattttaggctttCAGGTAGACTGGGCATTTTCTCAACAATGAGGGCGCAATTCCgcgaaaaaagagaaagaaatgtggACGGAAATTTTGAAAAGGTCTCATTTTCATGATTCCCGGCAATCCCCGGCAGCGGGATTCCCCCTGATGCCGGTGTATTTAAAACACACACTATCTATTGAACACAGACAACAGGTTCTCGTATAGTTCAACATCACTCACTTTTCACCAAATCACTCGTGAATTCAAAGCAAAAACGGggtaaaatttcagattttgaagCACCATCTTTGTATGCACACAATTTCAAAAATAATTCAcgaaaaaattcaaattttacacGAAACAAGCTCAGAAATTTCTCACCTTCATTGGAAGCCATCGTTCGCGATCGTAGATTAAAATGCCCGCgataaatcaatcaaattcTCTGACCCCTACAACCCGGAAGTAGCTCCAAAGCATGCGTTATTTCCTGCATAGTGTTACCGTGTCGCGCTGTAAACAACGTCATGTGCAGCGATATGCCGATTTAAGCTCCGTTTTTTTGCTAGATTTCAAGCAGAAATCGCAAGTAAATAACCAATTTAAGTggatttatgttgttttgtaaGTATATTGTTCCATTTGAAGTGTTTCAAAGTAATTTTTTTCTCCGAcaaattaagaaaaatgaaaattttatttgTACTGTTTTGAACATTGTAGCCAGTGGAAGAAACGTGTGTGCATGTATCGTATGTACCCGTTGGCGTAGctaccgaaagatcggtctgtatctggtcgtcgcgtcagggatatgttccgcggagactgcgatCCATGCGAGCTGCGTCTGGCTACACTGCACGCACGTGCACGGATCCCCTCCTACGGAGGAAGGTGATAACGTcgtcaataaaaataaaagactcctccggacaggcggatctttctgtctataaTTTACCCCTCTCCAAAAACTTGTCGTTGATTTAGTGCAGTGCAAAATCACATTATAATTTTGGACACGATTTTCGTAATGGAATAATCGACATCTTTCGCATCTTGTCCTTGACCACAATCACAACTCACCATACACATTCTTTTAATCTTACGGAGCGGATGACAAAGTGAAAGTcggcaaatgaggctcaaattttgtatttaacGGTCACTCTaacatgaacatttcaaacatcacatcacatcacattacaTCTGATACGGAAGTAGAGGACTGGTCCTGTATAGTGGTGTTCCCATCTCAACATAATGGAATTAACTTCAACTTTGTTGCTTTATGTGCATTGAGGAGCAGAGGTTTTGAATTTCTCCCCTCTCAAATGTCTATCCAATAATTCTGTGAAATTATTGATTGAGGAAGCTTCAACAACACTAGGAAGCAATCTGTTCCAGTCGGCAACTACAGTGTACTCTCTGGCTGAAAGATATGCTTCGCAGTTCTATTTAAAACCGTGAGCGTTTGGTGAAGAGTGTAAATTTATGACCTCTTGTTGATGAGTGAATGGCTGCAACAATTCACATGATAACAATTCACGTGATAAAATCTTGTGATAAATCAACATCTTCTAAATCTGAggtgaaatgtgaatttcttagcatttttacatttttgtgtcaCATTTTTGCAGTTTCGGTGTATACAATGCTCTGTGAGACTAGTCTACAAAGTCCCACGCAAATTGAATTTTATGTCATTAGTGTATGCAGAATTGTGCATGTCCGGAATTACTGTgctgtccggtaataccatacCTGTAGGCTGTATATACGTGCATGCAAGCTGCAAATTTAGTGTAAATTCAAGCTCTAATAATCAATTACATTGTAATAATTTTGAAGTTCACAGTGTGTACAACTGCAGACACTTGAACACTctgctcatacatgtatactaaaaTGAGTGCAGTGCAAGCTACCAGAATGTTATATAGATGTCTAACAGTTACAAGTGACATTAATTTACATGTGTACTCAATCATTCAAGCTAGAATGCTTAGATGCATGATGACCATGACCTATGATAAATTTTAAACATTCAGTTGTAGGATGACGGTAGCTGTTGAACAGGAAATGCACGTTAGCACATTACCCATTAGCAGCATGCTTAGTAGATGAAAAGAACAGCGAACTGCATCTGTATTGTAAACAAGGCTTGATTGCAATCTAGTGCAGTGACTTTTGTACCTCTCAGCCATATGTAAGAGTTTGTGAAGACATAATCATAAAACCCAGTGTAGAATTAGGCTGAGAGTGCTGACTCTGTAATACTCAATAATGACAATGTTTCTTCTTCAAATACAGCTACTGATTGAAACCTGATCATGGCGACCTCAGCCCGACCAAATCGTGGTCGCGGACGTGGTAGAGGACGAGGCGGCGTTGCCCAAGAAATGGACAAAGAGAATGTTTTCGGTCAGCGAAGACAGAGGAATCCTGTGGAGAAGACAAATGTTTGGTCAGAGCCAAAAACAGAACACAATGGTCTTCAACAAGGTGTGTGGTACAGTGATGAAATGTatgagattttattttcttttgacgGTCTTTCATCCCTTCCCATGGAACTTTGTTTCCGGGTCTTCCTTCTCTCTTCTTACTTACTGGTATTACACAGCCTTCATATCTTCTCCTCACTTAGCCTCTTTTCTTTGATACTCTGTTTACCCATGCCTCAATCTATTTTCCATGCTATCTTTGCCCAATCCCTACTCTGTTTGGAATGTCTTTTGGCCACACCTGAAAAGTTgagtgatgaaatgaaatgaagcagTAAACATCCAGCAGTTAATCAGTGCATTTTGATGATAATTGCAGAAGCATGCTACGATATCCTTGTACATATTAAGTCGGTTGCAACATTGCTGTTCCGAAGAAAACGATTTCGCTTTCCAGCagaaaatttgtcattttgtaattgtatgtgttaaaattatcaaatatgaATTGTACCGCAAAGGATGACTTTGATCTAATTTGCTCACTGAAAATGATCGAAagcatttgtttttcatttgtgtgtgcgtaGAAATGAAAGGATAAACTTTATGAGACTCTCTCCATGTGTATTTGTGGTGAGAAATCaagtttcccttttttttttgtgcccaGTATTCTAGAGAGTTGTAGGTGTCTGTAAACTTGTTGTTAGTGATGACCCAATCAattttttcatactttcatatGTACCACATGTGCAAAAAATTGCAATATCTTGAGATATGAAAGAAGTGTGAATCACAAGTAATGTTCTTCAAGTCAGTGTCATGGTTTTATTTTATACTTTCCTTTGTCCTGTCCTCCTATGTCATTTTCACCCTAACAGCAGCTAAGCACAGTATGCCAAAAGAACCAGCCTCGCAAATGAATAACAAGGTGCTGGAACTGGTCATGGATGAGGACTCTTCATCTGATGAAGAGGTTGATGAGAACATCGTTAATAAGATTCTTCAGGCCTACGGAGGCAAGCTTGGTGAGTTCATCTGTATTACTTGTCATGAATAAACTTTACATTAACATTATTAGAATTATCAGTGTTTGGTTTTtgtatggagggggggggggggagagaaatgtTTCCCTGCTGGAATTTTTTTCTGGGGGATTgtctcctcccccctcccccccccccccttggtttTTAAAGACATTATCCAGGACAAGTTTGTGTGCATATTAATCTCAAATTATTAGCTATGTTACATATGTTGTTTGAGTTTGTTAAAGAATAGTCAGATGAACAAAATCACATGatttgaaaacaattttttctgaaaaaaaataagaaagtccCATATGAAACAAATGGGTGATGATAATTGTAATGCAAATGATGAAAACAGTTTAACAAAACCTTTTCAGAGTATCTGGCAACTGTCTTGAGTTGGGGCTGAGGAGAGTTATTATAGCGATGTTAGTGTACAGGTGTATGTGTTCTAAAAGTATTTATATAGAATGATTGTTGTGGAgaatattcaaaatatgctAACTTTTGATTTGAGTTGTTGTTTCAGGGAAGCTTATAACCCCCTCGACTTCATCTTTAGACCAAAAGCTTCCCTTTTCGGCATGTGACACCCTTCAAGTGAAATATTCTGTGTGTTCCCTTCCCCACCAGTCATCATTTATATGATATAACACCATGGTCTGTTTTTGCAGGTGATCAGGAGGAAGGTGTCTTGACGGAGAGCAGGCAGAACCTTCAGGAGGCCTGCCAGTCTGGTGCTAACGACTGCTCTGTCTGTCTAGGAAAGATACGACGCACCGATGCTGTGAGTTCCCAGTGTCTGTCTCTTTCGTTGGTGGCAagtttttctttgttgatgCATAATTTCTGTCAGAATTGGTCTGACAATCCCCTGCAGGCTTGTATTAATTTTATATGTTAGAAGGCCTCAGTATTGTATGAATGTGCATGTAATGCAATGCAAGTTTAGAGCAGAACAATAGGTAAACCAAACTAGTTTAGACAATCTATCTTCTGTCATATTCTTGGTTATGTTGTACTGTCAGGACACCTGTTCCATGTACAAATGTTGACATTGCAATAATTCAACCATCAACCTATGAATGCCAAACGATTTATTATTGTTTGTTGTCTATGTGTGCACACATAATGTCCCTTTTTTGTCATACAACTTCCAGCATGATAAAAGTTATTGACCTTTTGGGaatatcttttgtttgtttgtttgtttgtttgtttcctgtcTGTTACTGAATATATGCATGGCTGTGCTTCTTGTCTTCTTTGTTACTTGTCAGATTTGGACTTGTGACTCATGCTTCATTAGCCTACACCTTCAGTGCATTCAGAAGTGGGCTCAAGAGGGCATCCTACAGGCAAGCCTGCAAAATGAAGATGGAGACTCACAATCAGCAGCCAGTGTATGGTCTTGGTAAGGAGAAAATGGCAATCCAAGCTACTCGTTTGCATCGTCCAATTATCATTAACATGAGGAGCACAAGCTATAATTTTAATGAGCTATTTAGCACTGATTTTGATGACATGATTTCAATTGGTAGATATACATTTGCAAGCACatataaatgacaaaaatgtatgTTTAAAGCAAATTGCAGCATTGAGCATTCTGTTTCATATCCAATAGTTATGTAGAAAGAAGATATGAATAATCGAttgctttgaatgaaatgaCTTGTGCGCTACACCAGAGATTCTTCTGCAATCCAATGTGTACAAGAAACAGGGGCAAACTGCTTTGTCtagtattagaaaaaaaaaaaaaaaaagataagaaagagaagagagagttGGAAGAAAAAGAGCTTTATGATTTTGATAGAcaagctttaaattgatatatctttctCCCTCATTCTCATATGTGTTTCCTGTTCTCTGGACAACCAGCCCAAATTGCAGGTCAGAGAAACCTATGTCCCAGTGCCCCAGGAGATACATGTGCTTCTGCCAGAAGGTGGTGTCGCCCCCACCACACCCCTGGCTAGCCCCCCACAGCTGCGGGGACACATGTGGACGGGCCCTGCGGCCCGACTGTGGTCACCGTTGCCTGCTACTCTGCCACCCGGGTGAGTTTTAGCTTGACCCCCTCTCATGGCCATCATTGGTTTGTTCAGAGCAGGCACAAAGGGTCATAGCTGGCCCATGACACCAATTCGCCGAGCTTGGCCAAGACTTCTGCTGATGTGCCCTGCTCGCCAGGGGGCCTAGATATTTGTGTGGCGCTCTGTCggaatgagtcataagtcgcaaaatttttttttctgtttttctcatgAATCTATTCCTCAGATgataagctttgaaatgatatataacacgACGTGTTTCACCAACGAGAAATGGGTTAAAAACGCATTTAAAGTACGTAAAGTGTGATACGTCAACAATCTTAAATAAGGAGAAAATCGCTCCGAAAGTTCGGGGTCTGTTCAAGATTTCAACCGAATCCGTCAAGGGTGTGTACGGTCAGCGGACCGCCTTAGCAACGGAAAGCTACGCTTCAACGAACGCGCTACCAAATATGGGGCGGCTGGAGGCAGCCGAGCCAATGGTCCAATCACACAGTAGATGTTTTCAGAATATTCTGACCAATAAGAAAGCCCGAAAAGTCTATTGTCGGGCGCTAACTCGGCCGCGCCACGGGTTTCCGCTAAATGGTTTCTTTATTTTCAATGACACTGACCGTAGAAAGGGTACAAAAGCCTCCTTAGTACAGGCGGGAAAGATGAAAGAATTCGAAGTTCATTTAACTTTGATACTAAGGCACCTCCTTTATAACAGAGTGCACAAACCGTACGTAGTGTCCAAGTAGGCTCCATTAAAAAATCTGTCAATTCGAAGATTAAAAATGATTACTGTTTCTGATCCTGCGGTAGATATCGACAAACTAAAGAGCCTGCCCTAAGTTGTCAGTGAAGATTCACCTgcgtagtacatgtataagcgACAGCCCGATCTCAGCAGCGATAATTATATAGAAGCAAAATTGATGAAgcttaaagaaaatgtaatagtAGTTGAAGAGTAAAATGGAGTAAATTACGGTGTAACATTATAGCATCAATCAACACTACGTGAATGTGTAAACTTGAGTTGTTGAGGAATTCGTCTGAATTTGTTTCTGTCCTAAATTATCTCTATACTTCTCCGATACAACGTTATGCGGTCAATGACATCGTGTCGTTATTTCAGAATAATGTTTAcctcacattttatcattttcgtATTTCAAGGAACATGTGcaggaaaacaaaactgaaataaaaaagaaaaaacgctTGACGTTATTTCAAGGAGCCGCATGGTCAATGAATGTGACAATCAACTTTCCTCGCAAAAAAATGCTACTGAAATgtccgacatttttttttccttttatgataAATTATTGAACATATCATCTAACTATAGTGCAAAGATTATTCAAGTTAAAAGAAAGTAATggaggaaagagaagaggaagaagaaaatggggcaATTGCTGGTACGGAGCGGTATCGCGATTCATCAATGCGCCGTTTCTCTTGTTTCTCTGAGAAATCGAACTGAAAGTGTCGACACCTATCTTTCCTTCTATGTTATGATAGCGTATCTGTATCGtatgttttactttttcttttgctttatgctttaattttattattttcttctgtttcttGTTTAAGAGCTATTAATCAAGAATAGAAGAGTAAAAATTAGTGCAGCTTACACCAATGGTTCCACGGCGGCATCGTCCTATCATTAGAATCCTTCGCTGATGAGAATGAGAATTAGTGTCTGAAATCATCTTTCCGTCATTCTTGCTACTTACATACTCAAAGTTAGTGCCAACATCGCAAGTTATGCGGTTCTTTTTACCTCCAGAAATGTTCCCGGCAATggctattaaaaaaataaacaactaaGTCAAAAGAATACAATAGAAACGAACTCACAAACTACGACGATCGAGCCTCAGAAGCATTTTGAAATTTAGTCAGAATTTGAAAGATTTATTGCAGGCACAAATTATTCACTTGGGCAAATCACAATCCTGATACAACACACTTCCTCGTTCCCCTGCAGCCTCACACATCAATGAATGTGTTCCTTCATGTTTCAAatgttttattattcaaatgTATCCAATTGACTATCGGTATGACAAACTAATGAGGGGCATAGGCCTATAGAGCAAGCATAagcgaactttttttttttttttttgttaagccAATACATCCATTGCTAAGTCTCAATGATTACAGGTGACGTAATTGACCctctttaataataataaaagataatgataacaatatggctacttgtatagcgcacaggtccacctttcagtgctcatggcgcttcaaaaatgagaAGATAGACATATGCATGCATaatatacatgttcaaacataacaacaaagaagaatatgacaaacaaacataataccaaataaagaatagaatTGTTCCAAACATTAATGACATCTTTACGTCCATTGGATTCAGAATTCCAAATTCATTTTATCCCTCCCGTACCCTGTAATGGAATGTTGACGTCTGCCATGCTACAGCTCTTAATTTAGGCGGAGGATGCTGCCATTGTCTTTGCTGTTACGCCAAACGTCTGATACGGCGAAACTATTGCCTGTGCTGAGCGATACGTCTGATGCAGCGAGACTACGAGATGTAGATGCGTGCGAATAAATACCGATGCAGCCGTCTCTCTttcactgttcgtagtctcgccgTATCAGACGTATCccttaccaaaaacaaaatctcacCGCAACAAACGATTCGCGTTACAGCAAAGACAATAGCTGGATTGTCATCT is a window encoding:
- the LOC140234771 gene encoding uncharacterized protein isoform X3, which produces MKPHCLLQMQYAEVCEKTLDSVETSLFDGKGAGALVKGLAFKTEGNGVLRLVKNASKAFARGGNEQSGVYGPFKLFTKEFLQENGFSKVPIVPFRGNRFNIMFFNAGFIFFLHKQMTSFLDSYGASNKLLKCVEADLKEPFYLAGCRALGLISKHVTAPLWRILEDKAVHILDLPQVYSRIQETLGKGTDNPQQFIDGQLSPFQVSSDAVLDSLTNASEHDGLTCSILKNLLPALAQVMKSHAAHLEVETTDDQRASTKSVAKHNKFAERVFAYLDHLMRVRPNATLLGLEATIMFSLNKTSEWLKSLPDQEAKKLISTARKHSRKLKAQFKERVESIRQQKREAMKEKEREKQRREEKRQADLEFYTQEIQYYGLWQSEREVEEMVNSFRSDNDKVKALKSQLRFRQHVLRQTASRPEVYNFSSKGTAHSWQTLQSNVKELVRQAFTLPPPSVVDEGVPLLVGRRINHKFQEGDYNGKVLSCVPGYPEWFNVKYDNDDAIYSCKLNEDYKNGDIKILC
- the LOC140234771 gene encoding uncharacterized protein isoform X1, producing the protein MGYHISDEDQRYYVLGLRDIPTKSASDTLSTFKELLQDLDEATLSASDAGKKILANIRNTMSDRAATELKWHELLQKYRSDVLPTIQENWQNLSDEEKQPLENITSFFCGLHSLVQYAEVCEKTLDSVETSLFDGKGAGALVKGLAFKTEGNGVLRLVKNASKAFARGGNEQSGVYGPFKLFTKEFLQENGFSKVPIVPFRGNRFNIMFFNAGFIFFLHKQMTSFLDSYGASNKLLKCVEADLKEPFYLAGCRALGLISKHVTAPLWRILEDKAVHILDLPQVYSRIQETLGKGTDNPQQFIDGQLSPFQVSSDAVLDSLTNASEHDGLTCSILKNLLPALAQVMKSHAAHLEVETTDDQRASTKSVAKHNKFAERVFAYLDHLMRVRPNATLLGLEATIMFSLNKTSEWLKSLPDQEAKKLISTARKHSRKLKAQFKERVESIRQQKREAMKEKEREKQRREEKRQADLEFYTQEIQYYGLWQSEREVEEMVNSFRSDNDKVKALKSQLRFRQHVLRQTASRPEVYNFSSKGTAHSWQTLQSNVKELVRQAFTLPPPSVVDEGVPLLVGRRINHKFQEGDYNGKVLSCVPGYPEWFNVKYDNDDAIYSCKLNEDYKNGDIKILC
- the LOC140234771 gene encoding uncharacterized protein isoform X2, producing the protein MNIQRLAIAQEQLSSTVSQQPNTTLYSDETSKFGEKVMGYHISDEDQRYYVLGLRDIPTKSASDTLSTFKELLQDLDEATLSASDAGKKILANIRNTMSDRAATELKWHELLQKYRSDVLPTIQENWQNLSDEEKQPLENITSFFCGLHSLVQYAEVCEKTLDSVETSLFDGKGAGALVKGLAFKTEGNGVLRLVKNASKAFARGGNEQSGVYGPFKLFTKEFLQENGFSKVPIVPFRGNRFNIMFFNAGFIFFLHKQMTSFLDSYGASNKLLKCVEADLKEPFYLAGCRALGLISKHVTAPLWRILEDKAVHILDLPQVYSRIQETLGKGTDNPQQFIDGQLSPFQVSSDAVLDSLTNASEHDGLTCSILKNLLPALAQVMKSHAAHLEVETTDDQRASTKSVAKHNKFAERVFAYLDHLMRVRPNATLLGLEATIMFSLNKTSEWLKSLPDQEAKKLISTARKHSRKLKAQFKERVESIRQQKREAMKEKEREKQRREEKRQADLEFYTQEIQYYGLWQSEREVEEMVNSFRSDNDKVKALKSQLRFRQHVLRQTASRPEVYNFSSKGTAHSWQTLQSNVKELVRQAFTLPPPSVVDEGVPLLVGRRINHKFQEGDYNGKVLSCVPGYPEWFNVKYDNDDAIYSCKLNEDYKNGDIKILC